The Streptomyces sp. NBC_01775 genome includes a region encoding these proteins:
- a CDS encoding TetR/AcrR family transcriptional regulator, translating into MTPSPPAPRADAARNRKHLLEVATRAFMSAGTEPSLREIAREAGVGIATLYRHFPTREALVAAVYADQVARLTEGARELLAALPPSQALRRWMNLFGDWIATKDGMLNTLLAMIESNELAHDQTHTDLIAAIDDILRAGHATGELRTDVTAEDLAAHLIGIFTVAPLPEHRARADRLLDTLMHGLRPKP; encoded by the coding sequence GTGACACCCTCACCACCCGCACCCCGGGCGGACGCCGCACGCAACCGCAAGCACCTCCTCGAAGTCGCCACCCGCGCCTTCATGTCCGCGGGCACCGAACCGTCACTTCGCGAAATCGCGCGCGAAGCCGGAGTCGGTATCGCCACGCTTTATCGGCACTTCCCCACCCGAGAAGCCCTGGTCGCCGCGGTCTACGCCGACCAAGTGGCCCGGCTCACCGAAGGCGCCCGCGAGCTCCTCGCAGCGCTCCCCCCATCCCAGGCGCTGCGGCGCTGGATGAACCTCTTTGGGGATTGGATCGCGACCAAAGACGGCATGCTGAACACGCTGCTCGCAATGATCGAGTCCAACGAGCTCGCCCACGACCAGACCCACACCGACCTAATCGCCGCGATCGACGACATCCTCCGCGCCGGACACGCGACCGGAGAGCTGCGTACCGACGTCACCGCCGAAGACCTCGCCGCCCACCTGATCGGCATTTTCACCGTAGCCCCTCTGCCGGAGCACCGTGCCAGAGCCGATCGCCTACTGGACACCCTGATGCACGGCCTCCGCCCCAAGCCTTGA
- a CDS encoding PQQ-dependent sugar dehydrogenase: MGLEAPWGLMFLPDGSALVSERITGEILRVPARGGDATLVGVVPDVDVSSEGGLLGIVASPRSTTTGPCSPLCRGPRRTASSLLTIADDYASLAVGRVLLDGIRTADRHHGGPLVIGPDGMLWIGTGDDFEPENGLFPIQGVDDLRTRMT; the protein is encoded by the coding sequence ATCGGACTTGAGGCTCCATGGGGGCTGATGTTCCTTCCCGACGGATCCGCACTCGTCTCCGAGAGGATCACGGGTGAGATCCTGAGAGTGCCCGCTCGCGGAGGTGACGCGACCCTTGTGGGTGTCGTGCCCGACGTCGATGTGTCCTCCGAGGGAGGGTTGCTCGGAATCGTCGCGTCTCCACGTTCAACGACGACCGGACCGTGTTCGCCTCTGTGTCGGGGGCCGAGGAGAACCGCATCGTCGCTGCTGACGATCGCGGACGACTACGCCTCGCTCGCTGTCGGCCGTGTCCTGCTCGACGGTATCCGGACAGCGGACCGCCACCATGGTGGCCCCCTCGTGATCGGCCCCGACGGAATGCTGTGGATCGGCACCGGCGATGACTTCGAACCGGAAAACGGGCTCTTCCCAATCCAGGGTGTAGACGACTTGAGGACACGAATGACGTAG
- a CDS encoding sensor histidine kinase: MLPSGFPAYHRCRARLRRIQERLSLRNRLVLSHVMVLLLALLAMAAISALIEVWLGFDDVEGDVVLQIGLLSGVAAAFPASVALSRFLLRPLDRVRAATSRLAEGHYDDILELPSEPGLAALVEDVNTLAAALADTQRRRARLISEVAHEMRTPITLLRGQIEGMADGIFIPDEAMFASLADDLHRLQRLAGDLSSLSRSEEAALDLHRKSTDVATLARTTAERLRPQYDDQMVTLAVDAGTPVVALCDPDRITQVLVNLLGNALAACDRYRQVALSVHTEPSPVHHVIVRVMDDGIGIAEHELERIFHRFERLDHPGRPAAAGGSGIGLTIARGIARAHGGDITAQSAGPGKGATFTLRLPQEPAPEGGMPQLSRCHHRPIDPGAAVMSTSRS; the protein is encoded by the coding sequence ATGCTTCCCTCCGGCTTCCCGGCCTACCACCGGTGCCGTGCGCGGTTGCGCCGAATCCAGGAGCGGCTATCGCTCCGCAACCGGCTGGTGCTCTCGCACGTCATGGTGCTCCTCCTGGCGCTGCTGGCTATGGCGGCAATCAGCGCGCTGATCGAGGTGTGGCTCGGGTTCGACGACGTCGAAGGCGACGTGGTCCTGCAGATCGGCCTCTTGTCCGGAGTGGCCGCGGCCTTCCCGGCGTCCGTCGCCCTGTCCCGGTTTCTGCTGCGTCCGCTCGACAGGGTGCGCGCCGCCACGAGCCGGCTCGCTGAGGGACACTACGACGACATCCTCGAACTCCCCAGCGAGCCGGGCCTGGCAGCGCTGGTCGAAGACGTCAACACACTGGCGGCAGCCCTCGCCGACACCCAACGCCGCCGCGCCCGCCTGATCTCCGAGGTCGCCCACGAGATGCGCACCCCCATCACCCTCCTACGCGGCCAGATCGAGGGCATGGCCGACGGCATCTTCATCCCCGATGAGGCGATGTTCGCCTCCCTCGCCGACGACCTTCACCGGCTGCAGCGCCTGGCGGGCGACCTCTCCAGCCTGTCCCGGTCGGAGGAGGCCGCCCTCGATCTCCACCGCAAGTCCACCGATGTGGCCACGCTGGCACGGACCACGGCCGAGCGACTGCGCCCCCAGTACGACGACCAGATGGTGACCCTCGCCGTGGACGCAGGCACCCCCGTCGTCGCCCTCTGCGACCCGGACCGGATCACCCAGGTCCTGGTGAACCTGCTCGGCAACGCACTGGCCGCGTGCGATCGGTACCGACAGGTGGCGCTGTCCGTGCACACCGAACCGTCTCCCGTGCACCACGTGATCGTCCGCGTCATGGACGACGGCATTGGCATCGCCGAACACGAACTCGAACGCATCTTCCACCGATTCGAACGCCTTGATCATCCCGGCCGACCCGCTGCCGCCGGCGGCAGCGGCATCGGCCTGACCATCGCCCGGGGCATCGCCCGAGCCCACGGCGGAGACATCACCGCGCAATCCGCCGGGCCGGGCAAGGGAGCAACGTTCACCTTGCGCCTACCGCAGGAACCCGCCCCCGAGGGCGGCATGCCTCAGCTCTCCCGCTGCCACCATCGACCCATCGACCCGGGAGCGGCGGTGATGAGCACGTCGCGGTCGTGA
- a CDS encoding response regulator transcription factor, which produces MSTQRVLVVDDEPKIRMTVRGYLEADGIHVIEAADGPAALQSVTRDGPDLVVLDVMLPGLDGFQVLRRIREASQIPVIMLTARDEEVDRLIGFTTGSDDYVTKPFSPRELALRVRAILRRTDSRPEAAHEDDMLRFDGLTVDPETRTVLVDTDRTVELSALDFDLLFAMARAPGRVFTRRGLLAQVWGEDFFGDERVVDVHIRTLRRALGDDASTPRFVGTVRTIGYRFVGHRV; this is translated from the coding sequence ATGAGCACGCAGCGCGTTCTGGTCGTCGATGACGAACCCAAGATCCGCATGACGGTGCGCGGCTACCTGGAGGCGGACGGGATCCACGTCATCGAAGCTGCGGACGGACCGGCCGCCCTGCAGTCCGTTACCCGCGACGGGCCTGACCTCGTGGTGCTCGATGTGATGCTCCCCGGGCTGGACGGATTCCAGGTCCTGCGCCGCATCCGGGAGGCGAGCCAGATCCCGGTGATCATGCTCACCGCCCGGGACGAGGAGGTCGACCGGCTGATCGGTTTCACCACCGGTAGCGACGACTACGTCACCAAGCCGTTCAGCCCCCGCGAACTGGCACTACGGGTGCGCGCCATCCTGCGGCGCACCGACAGCCGCCCCGAGGCGGCCCACGAGGACGACATGCTGCGCTTCGACGGACTGACTGTCGATCCCGAGACACGGACCGTCCTTGTCGACACCGACCGGACGGTGGAGCTGTCCGCTCTCGACTTCGATCTGCTGTTCGCGATGGCCCGGGCCCCTGGGCGGGTCTTCACCCGGCGCGGACTGTTGGCCCAGGTGTGGGGCGAGGACTTCTTCGGCGACGAGCGCGTCGTGGATGTGCACATCCGCACTCTGCGGCGCGCGCTGGGCGACGACGCGAGCACACCCCGGTTCGTGGGCACCGTCCGCACCATCGGTTACCGGTTTGTCGGGCACCGCGTCTAG
- a CDS encoding glycosyltransferase, whose product MVTMEAMAAGKPVVAADAMAQPHPVHPGRNGYLFPPGDVRALADRLMELLDDPAARGGWRGRREIVTDHDSHRTLAAFEAFHLHAAGHPAATTALPLPTSAMESEHDEHAARSGRR is encoded by the coding sequence ATGGTCACCATGGAGGCCATGGCTGCGGGCAAGCCCGTCGTCGCGGCCGACGCGATGGCCCAGCCGCACCCGGTCCACCCCGGCCGCAACGGCTACCTCTTCCCGCCCGGTGACGTGCGTGCCCTCGCCGACCGCCTCATGGAGCTGCTCGACGACCCGGCGGCCCGCGGCGGATGGCGAGGCCGCCGGGAGATCGTCACCGACCACGACAGCCACCGTACGCTGGCCGCATTCGAGGCCTTCCACCTCCATGCCGCCGGTCACCCCGCGGCCACGACGGCCCTACCCCTTCCCACTTCGGCGATGGAAAGCGAGCACGATGAGCACGCAGCGCGTTCTGGTCGTCGATGA
- a CDS encoding amidohydrolase family protein, with amino-acid sequence MAGPEAAPSGPGLPKGNWRIDTHAHYAPDVYNDYLKRYGLLGAITEAYGPWSVDRHLAFMDKYRIQASVLSFGDLQVTVGPVDDRRATARAVNDYARDLVQTRGDRFGIFAVTPMPDIKSSVAEVDRALGELDLDGICLLTNYKGTYLGDPSLAPLYEILNDRGAYVYVHPTGPEVNPAPKLCFGPDIPAGNNVFEYTFDATRAMTSLIYNGVLRDYPNIRWHFTHCGGALPFLAYRLATRHSAFPPFNEVLPEGPLKYIKRMYFDDAQAFTAAQLQPLSSLVPADHIMFGSDWPATRHLYAADNVETMPFLKGSLPLLKTGDPEPTVDEVYSRRRRIALERTNALEQFPKLRARIRRAGSR; translated from the coding sequence GTGGCTGGTCCGGAGGCGGCACCGTCCGGCCCGGGGCTGCCGAAGGGCAACTGGCGTATCGATACGCACGCGCACTATGCCCCCGACGTGTACAACGACTACCTGAAGCGCTACGGCCTGCTCGGCGCCATTACCGAGGCGTACGGTCCGTGGTCGGTCGATCGGCACCTGGCCTTCATGGACAAATACCGGATCCAGGCCAGCGTGCTGTCGTTCGGCGACCTCCAGGTCACCGTCGGCCCGGTCGACGACCGGCGCGCCACCGCCCGCGCGGTCAACGACTACGCCCGCGACCTGGTGCAGACGCGTGGTGACCGGTTCGGGATCTTCGCGGTCACCCCGATGCCCGACATCAAGAGCTCGGTGGCCGAGGTGGACCGCGCGCTCGGCGAACTGGATCTCGACGGCATCTGTCTGCTCACCAACTACAAAGGCACCTACCTGGGGGATCCTTCATTGGCGCCTCTGTACGAGATCCTCAATGACCGCGGTGCCTATGTCTACGTCCACCCGACGGGTCCGGAGGTGAACCCGGCTCCGAAGCTCTGCTTCGGCCCTGACATCCCGGCCGGGAACAACGTCTTCGAGTACACCTTCGACGCCACCCGTGCGATGACGAGCCTGATCTACAACGGTGTCCTGCGGGACTACCCGAACATCCGCTGGCACTTCACGCACTGCGGCGGGGCACTGCCGTTCCTGGCCTACCGGCTCGCGACACGGCACTCGGCCTTCCCGCCGTTCAACGAGGTGCTGCCGGAAGGCCCCCTCAAGTACATCAAGCGGATGTACTTCGACGACGCACAGGCGTTCACCGCCGCGCAGTTGCAGCCGCTGTCGTCGCTGGTGCCCGCCGACCACATCATGTTCGGCAGCGACTGGCCCGCGACCCGCCACCTCTACGCGGCCGACAACGTCGAAACGATGCCCTTCCTCAAGGGCAGCCTTCCGCTCCTCAAGACAGGCGACCCTGAACCGACCGTTGATGAGGTCTACAGCCGGCGCCGGCGGATCGCTCTGGAGCGGACCAACGCCCTCGAGCAGTTCCCGAAGCTGCGGGCGCGCATACGCCGCGCCGGCTCGCGCTGA
- a CDS encoding alpha/beta fold hydrolase — protein sequence MDYPGSGDTPRSTTPLSVDDLADQLIAAADAEGLARFAVSGFSLGGPVAIRAASHPERVTALVLTAAFPHRDNRLALASSVWSKIAASHDRELLAEFLLLMALGTQALESMPAEQLQQNLGYTAATAPDGSSEQTDLVGQVDVRDDLAGIKVPTLVVSTTDDRLTSTALHRHLAETIPGAQLAEIPTGHLPMLERPEEWLQLITDFLDKHHAGTHTTSGTTRRPSA from the coding sequence ATCGACTACCCCGGCAGCGGCGACACCCCCCGCTCCACCACCCCGCTGTCCGTCGACGACCTCGCCGACCAGCTCATCGCCGCCGCCGACGCAGAGGGTCTCGCCCGCTTCGCCGTGTCCGGCTTCTCCCTCGGCGGCCCGGTCGCCATCCGCGCCGCCAGCCACCCCGAGCGCGTCACCGCACTCGTCCTGACCGCCGCCTTCCCGCACCGCGACAACCGGCTCGCTCTCGCCTCCTCGGTCTGGAGCAAGATCGCCGCGTCCCACGACCGCGAGCTGCTCGCCGAATTCCTGCTCCTGATGGCCCTCGGCACCCAGGCGCTGGAGTCGATGCCGGCCGAGCAACTGCAGCAGAACCTCGGCTACACCGCCGCCACCGCGCCCGACGGCAGCTCCGAGCAGACCGACCTCGTCGGCCAGGTCGACGTCCGGGACGACCTCGCCGGCATCAAGGTCCCCACCCTGGTCGTTTCGACCACCGACGACCGGCTCACCTCCACCGCCCTGCACCGCCACCTCGCCGAGACCATCCCCGGCGCCCAACTCGCGGAAATCCCCACCGGCCACCTGCCGATGCTGGAGCGGCCCGAGGAGTGGCTGCAGCTCATCACCGACTTCCTCGACAAGCACCACGCCGGAACGCACACCACGAGTGGGACCACGCGGCGGCCATCGGCGTAA
- a CDS encoding antibiotic biosynthesis monooxygenase family protein — protein MLKFGHIDASTHFHDQQKEKARPVTVINTFVAPEGKEEEVVAAWTDDAEYMKKSGSLLSVQLYRGIGGSRLFTDVAVWKSAEHLRAALGTPEFASHLERYPARTVAYPHLYQKFAVEGVCEGE, from the coding sequence ATGCTCAAGTTCGGCCACATCGACGCGTCCACCCACTTCCACGACCAGCAGAAGGAGAAGGCCCGCCCGGTCACCGTCATCAACACGTTTGTCGCCCCGGAAGGCAAGGAGGAGGAGGTGGTGGCTGCCTGGACGGACGACGCGGAGTACATGAAGAAGTCGGGAAGCCTTCTTTCGGTGCAGCTGTACCGGGGCATCGGCGGCAGCCGGCTGTTCACCGACGTCGCGGTCTGGAAGTCCGCCGAGCACCTCCGTGCAGCGCTCGGCACACCGGAGTTCGCCTCGCACCTGGAGCGCTACCCTGCCCGCACCGTCGCCTATCCGCACCTGTACCAGAAGTTCGCCGTCGAAGGCGTCTGCGAAGGGGAATGA
- a CDS encoding (2,3-dihydroxybenzoyl)adenylate synthase translates to MREGFVPWPKEAADRYREAGHWRGRPLGSYLHEWAATYGDAVAVVDGDTRLTYSQLADRVDGLACRLLDTGLNPGDAMLVQLPNGWEFVTLTLACLRAGIAPVMAMPAHRGHELRYLAEHAEVTSIAVSDRLGDFDHQALGLEVAEATPSVRLLLVAGGTVGIAATELRALAAPADDPATARARLDRLAPQSSDIAVFLLSGGTTGLPKLITRTHDDYEYNARRSAEVCGIDSDTVYLVALPAGHNFPLACPGILGTLMNGGRVVLAGTPHPDKVLPLMAAEGVTATAAVPAVVQRWIDAVASGRHAAPALRLLQVGGARLAPEVARRAEPVLGGTLQQVFGMAEGLLNYTRPDDPDDIKIETQGRPMCPEDEILVVDASDNPVPPGEMGALLTRGPYTPRGYYRADQHNARAFTPDGWYRTGDVVRLHPSGNLVVEGRDKDLINRGGEKISAEEVENLIYRLPGVARVAAVAKADPDLGERVCAVVVVEPGADLTLESVRAALTAMQVARYKLPEDLLVMDELPLTKVGKIDKKRLRDVVRGKAGSVEAV, encoded by the coding sequence ATGCGTGAGGGATTCGTTCCCTGGCCCAAGGAGGCCGCCGACCGCTACCGCGAGGCTGGGCACTGGCGTGGCAGGCCGCTCGGGTCGTACCTCCACGAATGGGCTGCGACCTACGGCGACGCGGTGGCCGTCGTGGACGGCGACACGCGCCTGACCTACAGTCAACTCGCAGACAGAGTCGACGGGTTGGCGTGCCGCCTGCTGGACACTGGTCTCAACCCCGGTGACGCGATGCTCGTCCAGCTGCCCAACGGCTGGGAGTTCGTCACGCTCACCCTGGCGTGTTTGCGGGCGGGAATCGCTCCGGTGATGGCGATGCCCGCGCACCGCGGTCACGAACTGCGCTACCTGGCCGAGCATGCCGAGGTCACGTCGATCGCCGTATCTGACCGACTCGGCGACTTCGACCACCAGGCCCTGGGTCTGGAGGTCGCCGAAGCCACGCCGAGCGTACGGCTGTTGCTTGTCGCAGGTGGCACGGTCGGCATCGCAGCCACGGAGCTGCGCGCACTGGCCGCACCGGCCGACGACCCGGCCACCGCACGGGCCCGGCTCGACCGGCTCGCCCCGCAGAGCAGCGACATCGCCGTCTTCCTGCTCTCCGGCGGTACCACCGGACTGCCGAAGCTCATCACCCGCACCCACGACGACTACGAGTACAACGCGCGGCGCAGCGCCGAGGTCTGCGGCATCGACTCCGACACCGTCTACCTGGTGGCATTGCCCGCCGGACACAACTTCCCGCTGGCCTGCCCCGGGATCCTGGGCACCCTCATGAACGGTGGCCGCGTGGTCCTGGCCGGCACGCCGCACCCCGACAAGGTGCTGCCGCTGATGGCCGCCGAGGGCGTGACGGCCACCGCAGCCGTGCCCGCCGTCGTCCAGCGCTGGATCGACGCCGTCGCCTCCGGCCGCCACGCCGCGCCCGCGCTGCGGTTGCTGCAGGTCGGCGGCGCCCGACTCGCCCCGGAGGTCGCCCGCCGCGCCGAACCCGTGCTCGGCGGCACGCTCCAGCAGGTGTTCGGCATGGCAGAGGGGCTGCTGAACTACACGCGCCCGGACGACCCCGACGACATCAAGATCGAGACCCAGGGGCGCCCCATGTGCCCGGAAGACGAGATCCTCGTCGTCGACGCCTCCGACAACCCGGTCCCGCCCGGCGAGATGGGCGCTCTGCTCACCCGCGGCCCGTACACCCCACGCGGCTACTACCGGGCCGACCAGCACAACGCTCGCGCGTTCACGCCCGACGGCTGGTACCGCACCGGCGATGTCGTCCGGCTACACCCCTCGGGCAATCTCGTCGTCGAAGGACGAGACAAGGACCTGATCAACCGGGGCGGAGAGAAGATCTCCGCCGAGGAGGTCGAGAACCTCATCTACCGCCTGCCCGGTGTCGCCCGTGTCGCGGCCGTCGCGAAGGCTGACCCCGACCTGGGGGAGCGGGTGTGCGCGGTCGTGGTCGTCGAACCGGGGGCCGACCTGACCCTCGAATCGGTCCGCGCCGCCCTCACCGCGATGCAGGTGGCCCGCTACAAACTTCCCGAAGACCTGCTGGTCATGGACGAATTGCCGCTGACGAAGGTCGGCAAGATCGACAAGAAGCGTCTGCGGGATGTCGTCCGTGGCAAGGCAGGATCCGTCGAGGCGGTGTGA
- a CDS encoding acetate--CoA ligase family protein has product MTGLNPLFAPRAIAVLGASATPGKLGAAMTDSLASFPGPVMKVNSGRPDPDRGFFPTADEAAEAQGITPDLAVSCIPAAVTADALREAAATGARAALVCAGGFAEAGGDGALYQQALAEVVRNTGIRVLGPNTSGFLAPHRRLTASFVPGAADLERGPVAVVAASGGVNHALAFALAEAGVGLRLGVGLGNSLDVTQADVLNHLADDDGVRAVALHVETAAEGRRLTGAVRRLTDRVPVVALVVGRSDIGDFARSHTGALATSWRVTRTALRQAGAVLVDDERDLVDAVTAPSRLRLPANPRPGIGLVTAQAGPGLLLTDDLRSHGIQVPPLAERSVKELRELLPALTYLNNPVDTGRPSPALTQVVERVSEDPGIDVTAVYGLLEPTAVDLPAALTAARTATPLVAVVGGPLEQTRQTRRQLGEAGIPCAATPASGSVMVRALVEDAAARTRLEAAGVTEPSAPTLPLSGAVDEHTAKGVLADLGIRTPVRRVCADPAAAHAALDELGGPVVIKIFDAEILHKTEVGGVQVGIRTHQELDDALARLPASPALLVERMAPAGPELIVGVRRDPVFGPVLALGAGGTAAEILGDVSLRLVPLPVNEAHTMLDELATREVFLGARGATPVDRARLAHVLLALSSLAAEKTVAECEINPLRVLPDGDVVALDSVLLLRDSRDQGGSDDA; this is encoded by the coding sequence GTGACCGGGCTGAACCCACTGTTCGCACCCCGAGCCATCGCCGTGCTCGGCGCATCGGCCACGCCCGGGAAGCTCGGCGCGGCGATGACCGACTCCCTGGCTTCCTTCCCGGGGCCGGTGATGAAGGTCAACTCCGGCCGCCCGGATCCCGACCGGGGCTTCTTTCCCACCGCCGACGAGGCGGCCGAAGCCCAGGGCATCACGCCGGACCTGGCTGTCTCCTGCATCCCGGCCGCCGTGACCGCCGACGCCCTGCGCGAGGCGGCGGCCACGGGGGCCCGCGCCGCCCTCGTGTGTGCAGGCGGGTTCGCCGAAGCCGGCGGCGACGGTGCGCTGTACCAACAAGCGCTGGCCGAGGTGGTGCGGAACACCGGCATCCGCGTCCTCGGGCCGAACACCTCGGGCTTCCTCGCGCCCCACCGACGGCTCACCGCCAGTTTCGTCCCGGGCGCGGCCGACCTGGAGCGGGGGCCGGTGGCAGTCGTGGCCGCCAGCGGCGGCGTGAACCACGCGCTGGCCTTCGCGCTGGCAGAGGCCGGGGTCGGCCTGCGCCTCGGGGTTGGGCTGGGCAACAGCTTGGACGTCACCCAGGCCGACGTTCTCAACCACCTCGCCGACGACGACGGCGTACGGGCCGTCGCCCTGCATGTGGAGACGGCGGCGGAAGGACGCCGTCTCACCGGGGCCGTACGCCGCCTGACGGATCGTGTCCCCGTCGTGGCCCTGGTCGTGGGCCGCAGCGACATCGGCGACTTCGCCCGCTCCCACACCGGCGCCCTGGCCACCTCCTGGCGCGTGACCAGGACGGCCCTGCGCCAGGCCGGAGCCGTCCTCGTCGACGACGAACGCGACCTCGTCGATGCCGTCACCGCCCCCAGCCGCCTACGGCTCCCCGCCAACCCACGCCCGGGCATCGGCCTGGTCACCGCACAGGCCGGACCCGGACTGCTGCTCACCGACGACCTGCGCTCGCACGGCATCCAGGTTCCGCCCCTGGCCGAACGGTCGGTGAAGGAACTGCGCGAGCTGCTTCCCGCCCTCACCTACCTGAACAACCCCGTCGACACCGGCCGCCCCTCGCCCGCGCTCACGCAGGTCGTGGAGCGGGTCTCGGAGGACCCCGGCATCGACGTCACCGCCGTGTACGGGTTGTTGGAACCCACCGCGGTGGACCTCCCGGCCGCGCTGACCGCCGCCCGCACCGCCACCCCGCTCGTCGCCGTCGTCGGCGGACCCCTGGAGCAGACACGGCAGACGCGCCGACAACTTGGGGAAGCCGGCATTCCCTGCGCGGCCACGCCGGCCTCTGGTTCGGTCATGGTGCGTGCGCTCGTCGAGGACGCGGCGGCCCGCACTCGTCTAGAGGCTGCCGGCGTCACCGAGCCCAGTGCACCCACGCTGCCTCTGTCCGGCGCTGTCGACGAGCACACCGCCAAGGGTGTCCTCGCGGACCTGGGCATCCGTACGCCGGTACGGCGCGTGTGCGCCGACCCCGCCGCGGCGCATGCGGCTCTCGACGAGCTCGGCGGACCGGTCGTGATCAAGATCTTCGACGCGGAGATCCTGCACAAGACGGAAGTCGGCGGGGTCCAGGTCGGCATCCGCACGCACCAGGAACTCGACGACGCCCTCGCCCGCTTGCCCGCAAGCCCCGCCCTGCTGGTCGAGCGCATGGCCCCCGCGGGCCCCGAACTCATCGTCGGCGTACGCCGTGACCCGGTCTTCGGCCCCGTGCTGGCGCTGGGCGCCGGGGGAACGGCCGCTGAAATCCTCGGCGACGTCTCCTTGCGTCTCGTGCCCTTGCCCGTGAACGAGGCCCACACGATGCTCGACGAGCTCGCCACCCGTGAGGTGTTCCTGGGAGCGCGCGGCGCCACCCCGGTCGACCGTGCGCGACTCGCCCACGTGCTGCTCGCCCTCTCGTCCCTGGCCGCCGAAAAGACGGTGGCCGAGTGCGAGATCAACCCCCTGCGCGTCCTACCCGACGGCGACGTCGTCGCGCTCGACTCCGTATTGCTGCTGCGTGACTCCCGGGATCAAGGAGGATCCGACGATGCGTGA